The following is a genomic window from Armatimonadota bacterium.
GGACCTGCGTCTGGCTGAGCGCCACGTCCGAGGTCGGCAATCTCCGCGGTGACAACGCCACGAAAGTGGCTCGCGTCGGCAGCTTGTGAACGGTGAATGTGGTCTGCAGACCGAGGTATCTGCGTTCCCGCAAGTCATAGACATGCAGCGCATGCGGAAGCGTCACGCACACCAGTTCGTCCTTGCCGCCGAAGACCGTGAGGAAATCCACACCCCGGCCGTTCCAACGAATCACTTCCGTATCACGGACCGGCTTCCCATTTCGGTCCGTGACGCGGACCGACGCCTCAATACCGCCCAATGCCAACACTTTCGCGAGGAAAGCGCAATCCGCTTCCGCACTCGCCGCATCCGCGAGCCGCGGGAACGACTCCAACGCGAAGTTGAGCAGCACCGCCCGTCCGCGCCCGACCGGTTTCACGATGCAGATCGGCGCTCCATCAGCCGCCCCCGCCGCCTCTCCGTCCTCAGCGCGGACCGCGGGGTCAACTTTCGCGTCGGCGAACGCAAGCCGAACCGGAAGCGCGCGCTCGCCGATCCCGCCGTCCACATCAACCTTCGCCGTTACTGCCTCCGCGTTGCCGGTGCGCTCGATACCGAGGAGGCCGTCGAGCAGCCCGCGCTGGAGCGGTTTGCAGTGGTGGTCGTATATCCCCGCGCGCACATCGGCGATCACCGTTCCTCCGTTTTCGACAAACTCGCGAATCACCTCCGCCTCGCGCGGCCCGATGGCTTCTGCCTGAGGCAGTATCAGCGTTTTGTAGCGGCGCGCGTTGAATTCACCGCGACGCAGCATGCGGTCGGTTACATAATTGAACTGGAGACCGAGCGCGCGCAGCGCTCTGTGCCATGCCGCATGCGCGCCTTCGTACGCCCCGTAGGAGGGTCCCGCCTCAATCCTATTCGCAAACAACGATGGATACGAGTAGAGGATGGCAATGCCGTCGTCCTCGCGCCTGCACGTTAGCAGTAAGTCACCGAGGCCGTCGCGGACGATCTGCGTGTCGCGCTGCATCTCCTTGATGGCCTTCCACGGCGCCAGGTGCGGCGCGAGCAGCCCACGGTAGGTACCGAAGCCGTCCCACCGCCACCACCAGACGCTGTCGCATCCGCGGGTAATCATGCGCCAGTACTTCTCAAGCAGCGAGTCGGCATCCTTTGTGTAGCCCATCCAGTTGGAGCGAATGAAGTCGCGCGGGGCGATGGAGCGCAACACTTCGTCCTGCACGCCGGGATACGGCGACCAGAACCCGTTGGTGCGGCAGATAAGGTCAATGTCGGCGCCGTCGGAGAAACGCCCGGCCCCCTCGAAGCCCGTCAGCGCCTGCGGGTCCATCTCCTTGAACCGCCGGTCGAAGCGCTCGCACAGCCCCACGAAGTTGTAGCCCTTGAATGCCTGGCGGTCATACCAACGCGCGTATTGCCTGGCCTGCAGAGCCCCTGCCTCGTCGTTGTCGCCAGGGGCCGATAACTGCACCTCGTCGAAGCTCGCGTATCGGCTCTCCCACGACTGGTTGAGCGCGGAGATGTCGCCGTACTCCTGCTGCAGGTAACGGCGGTATGCGGCGAGGCAGGCGGGATGGACACAGCTTCCCGTGGTCGCCGTCTCGTCGCCAAGCGAGTACACGAAAACACCGTGTTGACGCGACCGCTCGTGCGTGCTGGCGATACCGTTAATCCACTCGTCCACGGCAGGCTCATCGTTCCAGCACGCCGGCCGCATATAGCCGTTCTTGTCCCACGACGTCATAATGCGAGTGGTGTACGGGATCTGTGCGATATCCGAGGCGGCGACAACCAGCGGCGGAGCGCCGACCTGCAGTTGCACCGTGCACCCCAGTCGAGCCAGTTGTTGCTCGACGTACCACGACAGCGGATCCGGGGGGTAGTCCCACACCACGACGTTGAACTGCCCGCGCTGCCGCTTGGTTACTCGAAAGTAGCTGTAAGCCGATGATACCTCCTCGTTACCATCCATCACCAGTGCGCGAACCTCGAGCAGCATCGGCATCCAGTCCTCGACGGCGAACTCAAAGCTCGCAGCCGAGTTGGTCACCTGTTCGTCGGTCTGCGCCAGGATGCGCCCGCGGGCATCCAGCAATTGCGCTCGCACCGTTTCCCCCGCCAACGCATCTCCGCCGAGTCGCACCGTGCCGGCGATACTCTCGCCGATCTCACCCCACACTCGATTCAGTTCGACCTCCGCCACGACGCGGGGAGACGTGATCTCCATGGGCACCGTTGCCCACGCCTCGATGCCGTCCTTGCCGCGGGCGATAACATCCAAGTGGTAGTGCCCCGCGGGGTAGCGCCGCGCAAGCGGGAAGACGAGCGGCCCGTCAGAACTCGAGTGCCGGCCTTGTGGGGATAGCGCGAAAGACGTGCCGTCGGTGCGGCGGAGCCGGGCCTGCACGTCAGCGATCTGCGCCCCACTCGCGTTGCCCCACTCGACGGTGATCTCCGTCCTGGGCAGGTCCGTCCGCGTGATGCCTCCATCGGGAACCGCTACACCAAGCTTGATGCGAGGCCCCTTGCCGGCAGCCCACAGCACCGCCCTGCCCACACGCTCGAGCCAGTAGTCGTAGTCCGTCTCCCATCCCGCATGGTATTCGACGTGGGGACGCGCGG
Proteins encoded in this region:
- a CDS encoding beta-galactosidase trimerization domain-containing protein codes for the protein MRESSLCLLIATFGLAAALAGAAAAPAVNEELEEDHELSMEFETPHTDWARPYALGKVRVLYIGWGSYDRGIEARDIVELMQRFDIEAKTAYYHRIIDSPQTEWRGGEAGVQRIMRLLDEPWDCFLFAGVPVTHLPHEAQYKLYQAVTGGAGIVFLGVDDERALKPKNRITDLPPFLANDPPGDAFRIKAGRGMRLPARPHVEYHAGWETDYDYWLERVGRAVLWAAGKGPRIKLGVAVPDGGITRTDLPRTEITVEWGNASGAQIADVQARLRRTDGTSFALSPQGRHSSSDGPLVFPLARRYPAGHYHLDVIARGKDGIEAWATVPMEITSPRVVAEVELNRVWGEIGESIAGTVRLGGDALAGETVRAQLLDARGRILAQTDEQVTNSAASFEFAVEDWMPMLLEVRALVMDGNEEVSSAYSYFRVTKRQRGQFNVVVWDYPPDPLSWYVEQQLARLGCTVQLQVGAPPLVVAASDIAQIPYTTRIMTSWDKNGYMRPACWNDEPAVDEWINGIASTHERSRQHGVFVYSLGDETATTGSCVHPACLAAYRRYLQQEYGDISALNQSWESRYASFDEVQLSAPGDNDEAGALQARQYARWYDRQAFKGYNFVGLCERFDRRFKEMDPQALTGFEGAGRFSDGADIDLICRTNGFWSPYPGVQDEVLRSIAPRDFIRSNWMGYTKDADSLLEKYWRMITRGCDSVWWWRWDGFGTYRGLLAPHLAPWKAIKEMQRDTQIVRDGLGDLLLTCRREDDGIAILYSYPSLFANRIEAGPSYGAYEGAHAAWHRALRALGLQFNYVTDRMLRRGEFNARRYKTLILPQAEAIGPREAEVIREFVENGGTVIADVRAGIYDHHCKPLQRGLLDGLLGIERTGNAEAVTAKVDVDGGIGERALPVRLAFADAKVDPAVRAEDGEAAGAADGAPICIVKPVGRGRAVLLNFALESFPRLADAASAEADCAFLAKVLALGGIEASVRVTDRNGKPVRDTEVIRWNGRGVDFLTVFGGKDELVCVTLPHALHVYDLRERRYLGLQTTFTVHKLPTRATFVALSPRRLPTSDVALSQTQVRRGEQLTVRLSYAGSRAHHAARVQVYQPDGTHAEWFNRVLVAGPEGADVVLPIAYNDPSGAWTVRAVDLYTDETTEARFIVQ